In Streptomyces sp. NBC_00483, a single window of DNA contains:
- a CDS encoding ABC transporter ATP-binding protein codes for MIEVKELTKRYGGTTAVKDLTFTVRPGRVTGFLGPNGSGKSTTLRAILGLDKPTSGTVTIEGRPFRDRPRGLRHVGSLLDAHDVHGGRSAAAHLSALARSNGIPRGRVDEVLQEVGLAEVGRRRIGGFSLGMKQRLGIASALLGDPPVLLFDEPLNGLDPEGVKWVRQLFGRLAAEGRTVFVSSHLMSEMEHTADQLVVIGRGELLAAESLAEFSARGTRQNVTVTTPAATTLRDLLTAEGAAVHVDGERLTVTGLTAVRTGEIARRHDLPLHELATRSASLEEAFMELTADRVQFPGGESR; via the coding sequence GTGATCGAAGTCAAGGAACTCACGAAGCGATACGGCGGCACGACAGCCGTCAAAGACCTGACCTTCACCGTGCGCCCTGGTCGGGTGACCGGATTTCTCGGGCCGAACGGCTCCGGCAAGAGCACCACACTCCGGGCGATCCTCGGCCTGGACAAACCCACCAGCGGCACAGTCACCATCGAGGGCCGGCCCTTCCGTGACCGCCCTCGCGGCCTGCGTCATGTCGGCTCCCTCCTCGACGCGCACGATGTGCACGGCGGGCGCAGCGCGGCGGCGCATCTGTCTGCGCTGGCACGCAGCAACGGCATCCCGCGGGGCCGGGTGGACGAGGTGCTGCAGGAGGTAGGTCTCGCCGAGGTCGGCCGACGCCGCATCGGCGGATTCTCGCTCGGCATGAAACAACGGCTCGGCATCGCGTCCGCGCTGCTCGGAGACCCACCGGTACTGCTCTTCGACGAGCCGCTCAACGGCCTGGACCCAGAAGGGGTGAAGTGGGTGCGTCAGCTGTTCGGACGGCTCGCCGCCGAGGGTCGTACCGTGTTCGTCTCCAGCCATCTGATGTCGGAGATGGAGCACACCGCCGACCAGTTGGTCGTGATCGGCCGTGGCGAGCTGCTCGCGGCAGAGAGCCTCGCCGAGTTCTCGGCCCGCGGCACCCGGCAGAACGTCACCGTGACCACACCCGCCGCGACCACCCTGAGGGACCTGCTGACGGCCGAGGGTGCGGCCGTGCACGTGGACGGAGAGCGGCTCACCGTGACCGGCCTGACCGCGGTGCGGACCGGCGAGATCGCCCGACGGCACGATCTCCCGCTGCACGAACTCGCTACCCGCTCCGCCTCGCTGGAAGAGGCATTCATGGAACTCACCGCCGACCGTGTCCAGTTCCCCGGAGGAGAGTCCCGATGA
- a CDS encoding ABC transporter permease, whose translation MNATITTTDVPGRGLATRERQPIPHFLDLVAAEWIKHRSLRSTWIAYGTTALAVVGFNAGIAYDTYSHWTLQVSKDRASFAGDGIALQQAFSANAALLMALALSVIGALTIIGECSTGTIRTTFAAVPARRSVMAAKAVVVTMVTTVFGAFVAGVSFAVTQAILDGRDAGVSISAPGAFRVVLASALLAPVCALAGLAFGAAIRYTASTVITSVVVVLVLPLVLTDDRRWSAVVQHALPYPAWLRLVEVGDSPTLFPWTIGGAWTVYAVWACAACAIAVTSVHRRDQ comes from the coding sequence ATGAATGCGACCATCACGACAACGGACGTTCCCGGTCGCGGACTTGCCACCCGCGAACGCCAACCCATCCCCCACTTCCTGGACTTGGTCGCCGCCGAGTGGATCAAACACCGGTCGCTGCGCTCGACCTGGATCGCCTACGGGACCACCGCCCTGGCGGTCGTCGGCTTCAACGCGGGCATCGCCTACGACACGTACAGCCACTGGACACTGCAGGTGTCCAAGGACCGCGCCTCCTTCGCCGGCGACGGGATCGCGCTGCAGCAGGCCTTCAGCGCGAACGCGGCCCTGCTCATGGCCCTCGCCCTCAGTGTCATCGGCGCCCTCACGATCATCGGCGAGTGCAGCACGGGCACCATCCGGACGACGTTCGCGGCCGTCCCGGCCCGCCGCTCGGTGATGGCAGCCAAGGCAGTCGTCGTCACCATGGTCACGACCGTCTTCGGCGCGTTCGTCGCAGGGGTCTCGTTCGCCGTGACGCAGGCGATCCTCGACGGCCGGGACGCGGGCGTCTCCATCAGCGCTCCGGGAGCCTTCCGTGTCGTCCTGGCCTCCGCGCTGCTGGCCCCGGTGTGCGCGCTCGCCGGCCTCGCGTTCGGCGCCGCCATCCGGTACACCGCCTCCACCGTGATCACCTCGGTGGTGGTCGTCCTCGTGCTGCCCCTCGTCCTCACCGACGACCGCCGCTGGTCGGCGGTCGTCCAACACGCCTTGCCCTACCCTGCGTGGCTCCGGCTCGTGGAGGTCGGAGATTCCCCGACGCTCTTCCCCTGGACCATCGGTGGAGCCTGGACCGTGTACGCGGTGTGGGCATGCGCCGCATGTGCGATCGCCGTCACCAGCGTCCACCGGCGGGATCAGTGA